Proteins co-encoded in one Brassica oleracea var. oleracea cultivar TO1000 chromosome C4, BOL, whole genome shotgun sequence genomic window:
- the LOC106337362 gene encoding uncharacterized protein LOC106337362 gives MAAQKLGSLLRQHFFSLFFLFVGCFLFPKGSDCKHKKRKKKNLRTVSSGSGSGLSSPWSSLKRFFLSTTRISKPRSQTHPNGQLTTLTSARSSHNSLVTLIQPDPETRNESDSPLSDEIFSCATCGEVFPKTNLLEHHIAVKHAVTELTDGESSTNIVKIIFKSGWPDLNNKAQEIHRILKIHNSPKILARFEEYREFVKAKAARSCSGGGGRRRDDERCVADGNELLRFYCSTFMCDLGQNGNSSLCGHQYCSVCGIIGAGFSPKLDGIATLATGWRGHAAVPEEVEEEFGFMNVKRAMLVCRVVAGRVGCDLIADDDVDKRDGGYDSLVGEGSGSKSGALLRIDDEELLVFNPRAVLPCFVIVYTV, from the coding sequence ATGGCGGCGCAAAAACTTGGGTCGTTGTTACGTCAGCATTTCTTCTCTCTCTTCTTTCTCTTTGTCGGCTGTTTCTTGTTCCCCAAAGGAAGTGACTGTAAACATAAGAAGAGGAAGAAGAAGAACCTTAGAACGGTTTCTTCCGGTTCAGGTTCCGGTTTATCCTCTCCTTGGTCGTCTTTAAAACGGTTCTTCTTATCCACGACGAGGATATCTAAACCCCGCAGCCAAACGCATCCTAACGGTCAGTTAACGACTCTGACTTCCGCTAGATCCTCTCACAACTCTCTCGTCACTCTCATTCAACCCGACCCGGAAACCCGTAACGAGTCGGATTCTCCTCTGAGCGACGAGATCTTCTCTTGCGCGACGTGCGGAGAGGTTTTCCCCAAAACAAACCTCCTCGAGCATCACATCGCCGTCAAACACGCCGTGACGGAGCTAACCGACGGCGAATCGAGCACGAACATCGTGAAGATCATATTCAAATCGGGCTGGCCCGATTTGAACAACAAAGCCCAAGAGATCCATCGGATCTTGAAGATCCACAACAGCCCCAAGATCCTCGCGAGATTCGAGGAGTATCGAGAGTTCGTCAAGGCCAAAGCCGCTCGCAGCTGCAGCGGCGGAGGAGGAAGACGGCGGGACGACGAGCGGTGCGTCGCCGACGGGAACGAGCTGCTGAGATTCTACTGCTCGACGTTCATGTGTGACCTAGGACAAAACGGTAACTCCAGTCTCTGCGGCCATCAGTACTGCAGCGTCTGCGGGATCATCGGAGCCGGATTCTCGCCGAAGCTCGACGGGATCGCGACGCTCGCGACGGGGTGGAGGGGACACGCGGCGGTTCCGGAGGAGGTGGAGGAAGAGTTCGGGTTTATGAACGTGAAACGGGCCATGCTGGTTTGCCGGGTCGTGGCGGGTCGGGTCGGGTGTGATTTGATTGCGGATGATGACGTGGACAAGAGGGATGGAGGGTATGATTCTCTAGTTGGGGAAGGGAGTGGGAGTAAGAGTGGGGCCCTGTTGAGGATCGACGATGAGGAGCTTCTGGTGTTTAATCCAAGGGCTGTGCTTCCTTGTTTTGTGATAGTGTATACTGTGTAA
- the LOC106342655 gene encoding uncharacterized protein LOC106342655: MGVKVAYTSPFLQWAAHPSSSSQTLASRAISSPSKRRHNAPFPSCQRLNRSALFGTPTKLHRSKSCELWQPSTPTRTHSIRRVSSASLDPFWDEEFSKKIQELTLRFHDERKQMDSIEIEMKANSVDLPLSIRMIKKKRKWEEGVKKSNAFSSMSKAFSSMVFMIRELQSFTLHMREVLFYEDLQGILLRVREEMHASFVWLFQQVFSATPTLMVYVMILLANFTVYSISSNSALAAAAAAPPPTTTTVTELTTEKFDSSSVVKTFFVSSPNGNTASLGGNNNGGGGGNIRPVLSGTDGDDGSEQFRTSIPEGVSSTLGSTTTESEETSVSGQDELRLWNSVVEEAEQMQFSNTDDALLDHGTRKRFVSPLDARVEEADEDIHYFRTELLYQTGLSQEPNNPLLLANYAQFLYIVSNDYDRAEEYFKRAVEVEPKDAEALSKYATFLWRARDDLWAAEETFLEAIDADPTNSFYAANYANFLWNTGGDETCFPLDESQEDTI, from the exons ATGGGTGTGAAAGTAGCATACACTTCTCCATTCCTTCAATGGGCGGCTCATCCTTCTTCTTCTTCTCAAACCCTAGCTTCCAGAGCCATCTCATCTCCTTCAAAACGACGTCACAACGCGCCGTTTCCATCCTGTCAGAGACTGAACCGCTCAGCTCTCTTCGGAACTCCTACAAAGCTCCATCGCTCCAAGTCCTGCGAGCTATGGCAACCATCCACACCGACAAGGACTCATTCGATTCGAAGAGTCTCTAGCGCAAGCCTAGATCCCTTCTGGGACGAAGAGTTCTCCAAGAAGATCCAAGAGCTAACTCTCAGATTCCACGACGAGAGAAAACAAATGGATTCAATCGAGATCGAAATGAAAGCGAACAGTGTGGACCTTCCTCTCTCGATTCGTATGATAAAGAAGAAGAGAAAATGGGAGGAAGGAGTCAAGAAGAGCAACGCCTTCTCGTCGATGAGCAAGGCCTTCTCCTCGATGGTGTTCATGATCCGAGAGCTCCAGAGCTTCACTCTGCACATGAGAGAGGTTCTCTTCTACGAAGACTTGCAAGGGATCTTGCTTAGAGTTAGAGAAGAGATGCACGCTTCCTTCGTTTGGCTGTTCCAGCAGGTCTTCTCCGCCACCCCTACCTTGATGGTCTATGTGATGATACTCCTCGCGAACTTCACCGTTTATTCTATCAGTAGCAACTCTGCTTTAGCCGCAGCCGCAGCCGCTCCTCCTCCGACCACCACCACCGTGACAGAGCTAACAACCGAGAAGTTCGATTCATCATCGGTTGTCAAAACGTTCTTTGTATCGTCTCCCAACGGGAATACGGCTTCCCTGGGCGGCAACAACAATGGCGGCGGCGGCGGGAACATCCGGCCGGTGTTGAGCGGAACTGATGGCGATGATGGATCAGAACAGTTCAGAACAAGCATACCCGAAGGAGTCTCGTCAACGCTCGGGTCAACGACAACAGAGTCAGAGGAGACATCAGTGTCGGGACAAGACGAACTCAGGCTGTGGAATTCGGTTGTGGAGGAAGCAGAGCAAATGCAGTTTTCAAATACAGACGATGCACTGTTGGATCACGGGACGAGGAAGCGGTTCGTGTCTCCTTTGGATGCTCGAGTAGAAGAAGCAGATGAGGACATTCATTACTTCAGAACAGAGCTTCTCTACCAAACAGGACTGTCTCAAGAGCCTAATAATCCTCTGCTTCTCGCTAACTATGCTCAGTTCCTCTACATCGTCTCTAATGACTATGACAG AGCAGAAGAATACTTCAAAAGAGCGGTAGAAGTGGAACCGAAAGACGCAGAGGCCCTGAGCAAATACGCCACGTTCTTATGGAGAGCACGGGACGATCTTTGGGCTGCTGAGGAGACTTTCTTGGAAGCAATCGATGCCGATCCCACCAACTCTTTCTATGCCGCTAATTACGCTAATTTTCTATGGAACACTGGCGGTGATGAGACGTGTTTCCCTCTCGACGAGTCTCAGGAAGACACCATATAG
- the LOC106339020 gene encoding uncharacterized protein LOC106339020, protein MKETESIDDFVGKLSEISSKSASLGENIDESKIVKNFLSSLPRKKYIHIVASLEQVLDLNITTFEDIIGRLKAYEERVGEDEADNEDQNKLMYANSDNQSTQSNREYNGRGGRGGRFNGRGRGEEDIIDTQEANRLLMHEVVYLNEKNVKPKDFEDSSNNDRIWYLDNGASNHITGKHDYFKTIDESITEKVRFGDDSRIDIKGKGSILFVSQNGSKKVLADVYYIPDLKSNIISLGQATESGCEIKMKDGYLTLHDKDGKLIVQAKRSVNRLYKVLMDIVDVECNQVTA, encoded by the exons ATGAAGGAAACCGAATCTATTGATGACTTCGTCGGCAAGCTATCTGAAATTTCATCTAAATCTGCATCTTTAGGAGAAAATATCGACGAGTCAAAGATAGTAAAGAACTTTCTTTCAAGTCTACCGAGAAAGAAATACATTCACATAGTGGCGTCGCTGGAGCAGGTTCTCGATCTCAACATCACAACCTTTGAAGATATTATTGGACGTTTAAAGGCTTATGAGGAACGGGTAGGCGAAGATGAAGCAGATAACGAAGATCAAAACAAATTGATGTACGCAAACTCGGATAACCAAAGCACTCAATCAAATCGCGAGTATAATGGACGAGGAGGACGAGGAGGAAGGTTCAATGGGAGAGGTCGCGGAGAGGAAGATATTATC GACACTCAAGAAGCTAACAGATTGCTCATGCACGAAGTTGTCTACCTTAATGAAAAGAATGTGAAACCGAAGGATTTCGAAGATAGTTCCAACAACGACAGAATTTGGTACTTGGACAATGGGGCTAGTAATCACATAACTGGAAAACATGATTATTTTAAAACTATTGATGAATCAATAACAGAGAAAGTACGATTCGGCGATGATTCAAGAATCGACATCAAAGGGAAGGGGTCTATACTTTTCGTGAGCCAAAACGGATCAAAGAAAGTACTAGCTGATGTCTACTACATCCCGGATCTTAAGAGCAACATAATAAGCCTCGGTCAAGCAACAGAATCAGGGTGTGAGATCAAGATGAAAGATGGATATCTAACCCTACATGATAAAGATGGAAAGCTCATTGTGCAAGCTAAGAGATCAGTGAACCGTCTCTACAAAGTACTTATGGATATAGTTGATGTCGAATGCAATCAAGTCACTGCATAA